Genomic window (Desulforapulum autotrophicum HRM2):
GGGTGCTTCCCCAGGGAGAATTTCCCGACATCCGCCATGTCAGGGGAACCAATTTCTGCGATATCGGGTTTCACCTTGACCCAGGATCCGGGCAGCTCATTTTGGTCTCTGCCATTGACAATCTTCTGAAAGGTGCAGCTGGCCAAGCCGTTCAAAATATGAACATCTTGTTTGGCCTGGAAGAACAAACCGGACTTGAGCTATTCCCGGGGGCACTATAATAAACTGCGCACCCCTGACTTGACAGAGTCCCTTATTTGATTTATTAAAATACATCTATGAAAAAAAAAATAAAAATATGGCTTCACACGGACTCGACTTCAAACATCAGGGAATTTACCGTCTCAAAACCACAACTCATAGGCCTTTTGTTCATCCCTTTTTTAGTGGTAACGGTCCTTGTCTATTTTGGGTATGATTACGCAAAACTTAAAAACGCCTCCTTTGAAAATGATCTTCTGTGCAGGCAGATTGAAAATCAAGACAGCGAAATCAGTCTCCAAAGATCCCAACTCCAGGCCTTGGCCAGTGAGATCAACAAGATAAAGGACAATGTCTCTGCCCTGTCAAACTTTGAAAACAAGGTCAGAATCGTTGCAAACATAAAAAAGAAAGATGACGTCAATGGTGGTTTTTTTGGCATTGGCGGCGTCTCAGGAGAAGATATCGACCCTGATATCCCCCTCTACGAGCGACACAACAGCCTGATGCGGGAGATGCACCAGCAGACAGACCAGATCAATCTTTCGGCCCAGCAACAAAAGGTCAATTTTGAAGAACTTTTAACCATCTTGAATAAAAAACGTAACCTGCTTGCCGCAACCCCTTCGATCCGGCCGGCCAAGGGATGGATCACCTCACCCTTTGGCTATCGATCCTCACCGTTTACCGGGAAAAAAGAATTCCACTCGGGCCTTGACATTGCAAACAAAAAGGGCAAAAAAATCGTTGCTACGGCAAACGGTGTGGTTGCCTATGCAGGTGAAAAGAGGCTCATTGGCAAGATGGTCATGATAGATCATGGCCATGGTATCGTGACCAAATTCGGTCATATGGACAAAATTTTTGTAAAAAAAGGAGCAGAGGTGAACAGGGGAGAGGTCATTGGCCTCATGGGCAACACCGGCCGAAGCACAGGGTCCCACGTTCACT
Coding sequences:
- a CDS encoding M23 family metallopeptidase; its protein translation is MKKKIKIWLHTDSTSNIREFTVSKPQLIGLLFIPFLVVTVLVYFGYDYAKLKNASFENDLLCRQIENQDSEISLQRSQLQALASEINKIKDNVSALSNFENKVRIVANIKKKDDVNGGFFGIGGVSGEDIDPDIPLYERHNSLMREMHQQTDQINLSAQQQKVNFEELLTILNKKRNLLAATPSIRPAKGWITSPFGYRSSPFTGKKEFHSGLDIANKKGKKIVATANGVVAYAGEKRLIGKMVMIDHGHGIVTKFGHMDKIFVKKGAEVNRGEVIGLMGNTGRSTGSHVHYEVRINGTPVNPEKYIVN